The nucleotide sequence TGAACCGTCGCGCCCTCGAAGTAGGGGAACATCGCGCCGGTGCCCGCACCGAGATCCAGCACGACGCCGTCGAGGCCGTCGGCGAGGTATTCCCGATGCGGGTCGAGGATCGTCCGCTCGGCGTGGGCCATCGCCGGGTCGTAGATCGCCGCAAACAGCGGGTGGGCGGGGGCGGTGTCCTGGCTCATTGCAGGTGGTTGGATCGCTGGATTCCTGACTCTTGGTTTTCCGGCCGTTCTTGACTCCGCCGGATCCCGGGATGGGGTAACACCGGCGAACTCAGGCCCGGATCCACGACGGTATCAGCCTCAGTACGTCTCCCGCAGGTGACGGACCGAGAGGTCGTTCCGCAACCGGGCTCCGACGAGTCCGTCACGGAGATCGTCGTACGAATCGAAGGTGATCGTCCGGTGTTCGCCGGGTGCGAGGTGGATGTAGTTGTCCGAAAACGACCCACGGAGGTCGCCCACGTCGAGTTCGACGAACAGCGCGGCGCGTTCGCTCGTCAGTGTCACGGCAGTACCGTCGATCTCCCACGTAACGTCCGTCTCGGGCAGGTCCAGTGCCTTGTAGTCCGCGAAAAAGGCCTCGGCGGGGAAGGTGTCGCCTGGAACGTCGTGTTCGGTGGACAACGAGTCACCCGAGCCGTCGAACTCGGCGCGGACCATGATCGCCGACGGATCGACGCCAGCCGGGAGGTCGTCGCGGTCGATAGTCTCTATGGCCGTACTTTCCTGGGACGCAATATCGACGTCGATGGTCCGTTCTTCGATGACGTCGCCGTCGAAGGTGACGACCCTGAGGTCGATCGTTCCCGAAAGCGGGCGGGGCTTGTCGCTGGTGAGCCACAGCGTCTGGGCGGTGATCTCGCCCCACTCCTCCCGGTCGCTGTCGGCCTGTGCGTTGTCGCCGCCGGTGTCGGCATCGAACTCGGGGTGAAAGGAGAGCAACACCGGGGCGTACTGGCGTCGGGCCGCGTACTGCTGGGCCTTCCACTTGCCGTCGTACTCGATCGAGGCCCAGGAGGCCACCGGCCAGAGGTCGTTGAGTTGCCAGTACAGCGTCCCCATCGTCGTGGGTTTGCGCCGCCGCCAGTACTCGATGGCGGTGGTCATGGCCTCGGCCTGGAGGAGTTGGCTGAGATAGACGAAGTCCGCGAAGTCGAAGGGGACCCGGAAGTACGAGGCAAGCCGCGTGAGGATGGTCGCGTTCCCGCCGGGGTTGCGCTGGTGGTGCTCCATCATCGGCGCGGTCGGGTTGAAATCTCCTGGGTCGAGGACCGTCTCCAAGGACTCTATCGAGGGAAACGACTGGTAGCCGAACTCCGAGACGAACCGTGGCTCGGTCGTATAGTAGTTCTCGAAGGGCTGGCCCTCGTGCCAGACCGCCCAGTAGTGGATATCGCCTTTCTCGAAGGTATAGGGGTCTTCGGCGTCGGGGCCGCTTGAGGGCGAGCCCGGCCAGTACGTCCGTGACGGGTCCTCCTCGCGAACAGTCGCGCCGATGGTCTCCGTATAGAGGGCTTCGTAGTCCGTGACGTGTTCGGCGTGGGCGTCGTGATCGGCGAACCAGTTGTGGAGTGCCTCCTCGTTCTCGTTGTTCCCACACCACAGCGCGATCGACGGGTGGGTGGCGAGCCGACGCACCTGATAGCGGACCTCGTCTTCGACGCTTGCCAAGAACGCCTCGGTGGCGGGGTACAGCGAACACGCGAACATGAAGTCCTGCCAGACGAGGATGCCCTGCTCGTCACAGCGGTCGTAGAAGTCCTCACTCTCGTAGTAGCCGCCGCCCCAGACCCGGAGCATGTTCATGTTCGCGTCGGCAGCCGAGCGGAGCAGGTGTTCGTATCGATCGGGGGTTACGTCGCCGTACATCGGCGCGACCGGGATGGTGTTTGCCCCCTTCGCGTAGATCGGCGTGTCGTTGACCTCGAAATAAAACGCGGTACCGTCCTCGTCGGGGTCGACGACGAGATCCAGGTCCCGGAAACCGACGCGATCCGTGACTGTCTGCTCCGTTTCGCCGTCCCTGACCGTTACGGCGAGCTCATACAGCGGCTGGTCGCCGTAGCCGTTGGGCCACCACAACTCGACGTCCTCGACGGAGAGCGTGAGCGGGACTTCCTGCTGGCCGTCCGTCAGGGCGACTGTCTCGGTCACGCTTCCGTCGGCGACTGACGCTGCGAGTTCGTACTCGCCCGCCGCGGGCGCGTCGATTCCGACCCGGACGGTGACATCGATTCCCGAACCCGTGTGATCCTGCGCGGTCTTGGTGTAGGTGAGCCGCGGGCTGGAGTAGGCAATCAGCGAGATGTCACGGTAGATCCCCATGGTCGGCAGGACCGGCCCCCAGTCCCAGCCGTAGTGACACTGGG is from Halorhabdus sp. BNX81 and encodes:
- a CDS encoding glycoside hydrolase family 2 protein, with the protein product MQKIPLNGRWQFRAQDDDAWLDGTVPGGVYTDLLENGEIDDPFYADNELDVQWVGKTDWEYRRTVDVDPEFLDEDRVRLQCEGLDTVATVLVNGEVVGESSNMHVGHEFDVAEALEPGTNEITVQFRSPVEYGIEQMAAHPYEIPHTHYPVEQPGRPFVRKAQCHYGWDWGPVLPTMGIYRDISLIAYSSPRLTYTKTAQDHTGSGIDVTVRVGIDAPAAGEYELAASVADGSVTETVALTDGQQEVPLTLSVEDVELWWPNGYGDQPLYELAVTVRDGETEQTVTDRVGFRDLDLVVDPDEDGTAFYFEVNDTPIYAKGANTIPVAPMYGDVTPDRYEHLLRSAADANMNMLRVWGGGYYESEDFYDRCDEQGILVWQDFMFACSLYPATEAFLASVEDEVRYQVRRLATHPSIALWCGNNENEEALHNWFADHDAHAEHVTDYEALYTETIGATVREEDPSRTYWPGSPSSGPDAEDPYTFEKGDIHYWAVWHEGQPFENYYTTEPRFVSEFGYQSFPSIESLETVLDPGDFNPTAPMMEHHQRNPGGNATILTRLASYFRVPFDFADFVYLSQLLQAEAMTTAIEYWRRRKPTTMGTLYWQLNDLWPVASWASIEYDGKWKAQQYAARRQYAPVLLSFHPEFDADTGGDNAQADSDREEWGEITAQTLWLTSDKPRPLSGTIDLRVVTFDGDVIEERTIDVDIASQESTAIETIDRDDLPAGVDPSAIMVRAEFDGSGDSLSTEHDVPGDTFPAEAFFADYKALDLPETDVTWEIDGTAVTLTSERAALFVELDVGDLRGSFSDNYIHLAPGEHRTITFDSYDDLRDGLVGARLRNDLSVRHLRETY